In the Acidobacteriota bacterium genome, GCGCATCGCCCTCTCCGGAACCCACCGCACCGGCAAATCCACTCTCCTCGAGGAGCTGGCGCGGCTGCTCCCCGACTACGCTCTCGTCGAGGAGCCCTACCATCTGCTGGCGGAGGAGGGGTACGTCTTCTCCCAGCCGCCCTCGCTGGAAGACTTCGAAGCGCAGCTGGAGAGGTCGCTGGAGGAGCTGGAGCGGGAGGAAGAGAAGGTGCTCTTCGACCGTTGCCCTCTCGACTTTCTGGCCTATCTGGCGGTTCACGAAGACGCAAATCACTTCAGCCTCGACCGTTGGCTGCCGCAGGTGCGCGATGCCATCGAAAACCTGGATCTCGTCGTGTTGGTGCCCATCGAGGTGCCGGACCGCATTGCGCTGGTGTCAGCCGATGACGACGGTCCGGACCGGGAGGCGGTGGATGGGGAGCTGCGAGAAATGCTCTTGGACGATTCCTTCGAGCTGGAGACGGAGGTTTTGGAGGTGACGGGAACGGTGGAAGAGCGGGCTCGGGCCGTGCTCGGAGCGATCCACGGCGGTGCGCGCTGAGCCCCGCCCGGGGATCCAATCCCCGGGCTACTCAAATTCCGCCAGCTCCGCTGGCTCCGGAGCGCGGGATCGGTGGTAGAGGTTCTGGGAGCCGGATGCTCTCGTTTTCGCAGCGTGCTGCCCGGCCCTCGACCGCCCCGCTGGAGCGGGGCCTCGATGGGATGCGCTTGCGGAAACGCTGCAGTTCCCACGGTGGACCGTGGGAACGAGGCCTGAGGGTGTGGCGCCAACCCTCTTCCGGAGACACAACAGCGAAAGCTCTTGGACGGGGAGGGGGTGTCGTCCCGCCAGGGACGATATGTAGTAGCGAGGGGTTTCAACCCCTCGCGGCAGCCTGCCCACCAACCACGGCCGCCTCGACGCCGGGATGTGCCAGAATTCGGGTACTCATGCCCGCCCCCAACGACGTCACTGCCTACCTCCGCCGCGGAGGGCTCGCCCTGGTCGCCACCGGCTTCGGGGGCTTCGCCGCCGACTATCTCTTCAACGTCGGGCTGGCGCGGCTGCTCGATGCCCACGCCTACGGCGACTTCCGGGTCGCCGCCGCCTTTGCCGCATTCTTTGGCATGGCGGTGCTCCTGGGCGGGGATCGGGCGGCGCCGAAGACCTTGGCGGGGCCCATGGAGCGGGGGGAGCATGCCCAGGCCTGGGAGTATCTTCGTTTCTATTTCGAGCTTTCCCTGATCCTCTCGCTGGTGATCATCGCCGCCACCTGGACCGCCGCCGTCCTGCACTTGGGCCATACGGATCCAGCAGACCATCACGCCCTCGCCTGGGTGGTCTTGAGCGTGCCCATCAACGCCGCCGGCGCCCTCGTCAGCCGCGCCCTGCAATCCGCCCGGCGACCGGTGCTGGCCAGCCTGCCGTGGCGCATCGCCGTGCCGCTGCTGAGCCTGCTCTTCGTGGTCCTCTTCGCGCGGCTGCAGGGCGGCATCGAGGTTCACCACGCGGTGGTGCTGTCGATCCTGGCGGTGATCGTGGTCACCGGCGGGCAATGGTGGCTGCTGCGCCGTCTCGAGCTGCGGAAACTCGGCCGCGATCCCTCCTTCCGGGCTCCCCGGCAGTGGCTCACCACCTCGATGCCGATGATGGGGGCCTTCCTCATCGTCCTCGCCCTCAATCAAAGCGACCTCTACCTGCTGGAGGTCCTGGGAGACGAAGAAGAGGTGGGGCTCTACGCCGCCGCCGCCACTTCGGCCCACTTCCTACTGATCATCCAGACCGCGGTGGTCAGCCTGGTGGCCTCCCTGGTCCAGCCGGCCCGGGAAGAAGGTCCGGAAGCGCTGCAGCGCACCTTCCGCCAGGGCCAGCGGCTACTCCTCACCGCCCTCCTCCCCGCCGCCGCCCTCCTCGTCCTCGCCGGCGGACCGATCCTCGATCTCTTCGGCGCCGGCTTCGACCGTGCGGAGCCGGAGCTGATCCTGCTGGCGGTGGGCAATCTCGTCTGGGCCGCCGCCGCCCTTAGCACCCTGCGGCTTCAATACACCGAGCGCGGGCAAGTGGTGGTGGCCATCGCGCTGGTGACGCTGGTGGCCGACAGCCTGCTCAACGTCCTGCTGATCCCCACCTACGGCATGCGCGGTGCGGCGGCCAGCACCGCCGTCACCACCTCGCTGGCCGCCGCGGCGATCCTCGTCGCCCACGGTCGCAAAGCCGCAGACCCCAACCCCTAGAGCCAACACCCAGCCCCAGCCACCGGAACCTGGGCTGACAACCCTTCGCCACTAGGAGCTTGCTGAAAAAGTCAGTCGCAAGCGAGAACGAGAAATTTTCGAGCAGAATCAAGGCGGAGAACCGCAGGCGATTCGGGAATCGTCGAGGTTCGACAACGAAGATTCGGCCGAAAAGAGCCGTTCGGAGCGCGACGCGGGTTTTTCAGCAAGCTCCTAGAACGGTGTATCCTTGGGCGCCATGTTGAAGCGCCAGACAACCGGGTCCGTCGTCTGTCCCGCCTGCAGCAAGCTGGTGGGAGTGAACGAAGAGAAATGTCCCTACTGCGGCCGGCCGCGGCCCGGAATGTGGGGGCTGACACCGGCGCTTCGGGGGCTCGACGTGAGCTTCGTCGACATCATTTTGTGGAGCTGCGGGCTGATCTACATCGCCACCCTGGCGGTGGATCCCAGCCAGCTCTTCGGCGGTGGCTTGTTCAGCTTCCTCTCCCCCACCGGGCCGACCCTCTTCCTCTTCGGCTCCAGCGGCGCCATGCCCCTCTTCGGCGCCGACCGCTGGTGGACGGTGCTCAGCGCCACCTGGCTCCACGGCAGCCTGCTGCACATCGGGTTCAACATGATGTGGGTGCGGGATCTTGGGCGGCTCACCGGCCAAGCCTACGGCGCCGGCCGCATGATGATCATCTACACCGTGGCGGGGATCGTGGGCTTCTTCCTCAGCTCCCTGGTGGGTGCCTTTCTACCCTTCATGCCCAGCTTCCTGCG is a window encoding:
- a CDS encoding AAA family ATPase translates to MRIALSGTHRTGKSTLLEELARLLPDYALVEEPYHLLAEEGYVFSQPPSLEDFEAQLERSLEELEREEEKVLFDRCPLDFLAYLAVHEDANHFSLDRWLPQVRDAIENLDLVVLVPIEVPDRIALVSADDDGPDREAVDGELREMLLDDSFELETEVLEVTGTVEERARAVLGAIHGGAR
- a CDS encoding oligosaccharide flippase family protein; this translates as MPAPNDVTAYLRRGGLALVATGFGGFAADYLFNVGLARLLDAHAYGDFRVAAAFAAFFGMAVLLGGDRAAPKTLAGPMERGEHAQAWEYLRFYFELSLILSLVIIAATWTAAVLHLGHTDPADHHALAWVVLSVPINAAGALVSRALQSARRPVLASLPWRIAVPLLSLLFVVLFARLQGGIEVHHAVVLSILAVIVVTGGQWWLLRRLELRKLGRDPSFRAPRQWLTTSMPMMGAFLIVLALNQSDLYLLEVLGDEEEVGLYAAAATSAHFLLIIQTAVVSLVASLVQPAREEGPEALQRTFRQGQRLLLTALLPAAALLVLAGGPILDLFGAGFDRAEPELILLAVGNLVWAAAALSTLRLQYTERGQVVVAIALVTLVADSLLNVLLIPTYGMRGAAASTAVTTSLAAAAILVAHGRKAADPNP
- a CDS encoding rhomboid family intramembrane serine protease gives rise to the protein MNEEKCPYCGRPRPGMWGLTPALRGLDVSFVDIILWSCGLIYIATLAVDPSQLFGGGLFSFLSPTGPTLFLFGSSGAMPLFGADRWWTVLSATWLHGSLLHIGFNMMWVRDLGRLTGQAYGAGRMMIIYTVAGIVGFFLSSLVGAFLPFMPSFLRGATMTVGASASLFGLLGALIYAGRRGAGSAALNQQVINWAVILFVFGLLMPQVDNWAHLGGFLGGYVMGRFFDPMKPERTDHLLIGILCLVASAGAVILSIVTGLPILRQQGLL